A single genomic interval of Rubripirellula reticaptiva harbors:
- the rpsE gene encoding 30S ribosomal protein S5 — protein sequence MLDRVVKIKRCAAVVKGGRRFSFAAMVVVGDGNGKVGYGYGKANEVPPSVQKAQKQASRSLIDVPVVNGSIPHQVVGKYGAAKVLLVPAGAGTGIIAGQAVRAVCEATGIHDILTKSYGTNNPVTLVKATVDALSKLRTADQVAALRGLTVEELTA from the coding sequence ATGCTCGATCGTGTCGTGAAGATCAAACGCTGTGCAGCGGTGGTCAAGGGCGGTCGACGTTTCAGCTTTGCAGCGATGGTCGTCGTCGGTGACGGCAACGGTAAAGTTGGCTATGGTTACGGCAAAGCAAACGAAGTTCCGCCGAGCGTCCAAAAAGCACAAAAGCAGGCCAGCCGCAGTTTGATCGACGTTCCAGTCGTCAACGGCAGCATTCCTCACCAAGTCGTCGGAAAGTACGGCGCCGCGAAGGTATTGTTGGTTCCTGCAGGTGCAGGTACCGGTATCATCGCCGGTCAAGCAGTTCGTGCCGTGTGCGAAGCAACTGGCATTCACGATATTTTGACCAAGTCATATGGGACCAATAACCCTGTGACCTTGGTGAAAGCGACCGTCGACGCGCTCTCGAAGCTGCGAACGGCTGACCAAGTAGCAGCTCTTCGCGGTTTGACCGTCGAAGAATTGACTGCCTAA
- a CDS encoding rhomboid family protein, whose product MLDRIDRIVRPIAIPNLTITLVGCQFVFWVLSLVDPTMIERGKLVWDLVIAGEVWRLGTFLLIAPTSNPIFAVFYFYIFYMMGTALEQQWGNIRYCSFIYVGILLSLIAAGIAHDQAVTGFFLEATVFLAFATYNPNFEFLLFFVLPVKIKYLAWLQAAVYVLTFIAAPMAGKMLVLASVGNYLLFFGRGLFGKGANFHRQLTWKKKQTAQAKVPRHVCHVCKIDSNTHPKMEFRYCSQCDGHFAYCEEHLRDHPHVNKNAKG is encoded by the coding sequence GTGCTTGATCGAATTGACCGAATCGTGCGTCCGATTGCGATTCCTAACCTGACCATAACATTGGTCGGGTGCCAGTTCGTGTTTTGGGTTCTGTCTTTGGTCGATCCGACGATGATTGAACGTGGGAAACTGGTTTGGGATTTGGTGATTGCCGGCGAGGTATGGCGGCTAGGAACATTTTTACTAATCGCGCCGACATCAAATCCGATCTTTGCAGTTTTCTACTTCTATATCTTCTACATGATGGGGACCGCGCTCGAACAACAGTGGGGGAACATTCGATACTGTTCGTTCATCTATGTCGGAATTCTTCTGAGCCTGATCGCGGCCGGAATTGCTCACGACCAAGCTGTGACCGGTTTCTTTTTAGAGGCCACGGTTTTCTTGGCCTTTGCAACCTACAATCCGAACTTTGAGTTCCTGTTGTTCTTTGTATTGCCCGTTAAAATCAAGTACTTGGCATGGCTGCAAGCTGCTGTATATGTTCTGACGTTCATCGCCGCGCCAATGGCTGGGAAGATGTTGGTACTGGCGTCGGTCGGAAACTACCTGCTGTTCTTCGGCCGCGGGCTATTCGGCAAAGGTGCAAATTTCCATCGCCAATTGACGTGGAAAAAGAAGCAGACCGCCCAGGCAAAGGTTCCTCGTCACGTCTGCCATGTCTGTAAAATCGATAGCAACACGCACCCCAAAATGGAATTTCGATACTGCAGCCAATGCGACGGTCACTTCGCGTATTGCGAAGAACATCTTAGAGACCACCCGCACGTGAACAAGAACGCGAAAGGGTAG
- a CDS encoding sulfatase-like hydrolase/transferase: MMRLLGPLLIAVWWCGSLAFASTQPNVVFILVDDMGYGDASCFNPDSKIATPNINGLARDGMRFTDAHAAGPLCHMSRYGLMTGRYPFRTDVSKWPEQALITSGQGTTASVLKHRGYQTAMVGKWHLGFNEDGYEKRLPGGPVDCGFDSFFGIRASTDIPPYFYISGDRAVAPPTDRIEANASEGWSPIQGEFWRAGGIAPDLELHDVLPRFTDEAVSVITQHSASGPSDKPLFLYLAYPAPHTPWLPSQEFSGKSGAGMYGDFAMMVDSMVGRVLKSIDDAGIRDNTLVIFSSDNGPVWYAEDVERFGHDSVGGLRGMKADAWEGGHRMPFIARWPGHVESGTRNDQTISFVDVMATLADVAGVPLGDDEGPDSFSFLSLLEGNHKPTRDSLAISSGKGLKTIRSGRWKLILGAGSGGFSKPSRSNSNEVQAKGQLYDLHADLSESTNLYDSMPDRVAELTAIWKTIDEEGRSRSGPPSVSLLDLSNDTDRQVVIAEGTTETYQGHPTTELLADGKTMLAVWCVNHGGSAGPMARSDDGGKTWTRIDETLPPGYSRHQNCPSIYRMSDPAGKERIWVFSAALGKRGGPGMPSIVSEDNGKTWTEKPPLGFPCVMTFSSVVKLTDGRYLGMYHNGKDGEDQPPLGVFQTITDDGGVTWSQPKVVAEVGQKNPCEPFAFRSPDGRELCCLMRENTHTGNSLMMFSKDEGEHWTTPIETSWELTGDRHAGVQLPDGRWFIAFRDVALDSPTKGHFVAWVGTYDDIKNARPGETRIKLLHSHAKRVNDCGYPGIELLPDGTIVATTYIKYRPGPEKHSVVSVRLTTDDF; encoded by the coding sequence ATGATGCGTCTTCTTGGTCCGCTTCTGATAGCGGTTTGGTGGTGTGGTTCGCTAGCCTTTGCATCGACCCAGCCGAATGTTGTGTTTATCCTGGTTGATGACATGGGTTACGGCGATGCAAGTTGCTTCAACCCGGATTCAAAGATCGCGACACCCAACATCAATGGTCTGGCACGCGACGGGATGCGGTTCACGGATGCTCATGCCGCTGGTCCGTTGTGCCACATGTCGCGTTACGGCTTGATGACGGGACGGTATCCGTTTCGAACAGACGTCTCGAAGTGGCCGGAACAAGCGTTGATCACGTCTGGTCAAGGTACCACTGCGAGTGTGCTGAAACATCGCGGATATCAGACAGCGATGGTTGGGAAGTGGCACCTGGGTTTCAACGAAGACGGATACGAAAAGCGGCTGCCCGGCGGGCCAGTAGACTGCGGCTTTGACTCGTTCTTTGGAATTCGCGCCTCGACTGATATTCCGCCCTACTTTTATATCTCAGGCGATCGAGCGGTGGCTCCACCGACAGATCGAATCGAAGCCAACGCCAGCGAGGGATGGTCACCGATTCAAGGCGAGTTTTGGCGAGCGGGCGGGATTGCGCCAGATCTTGAACTGCACGATGTCTTGCCACGATTTACCGACGAAGCTGTCTCGGTGATCACGCAGCATTCGGCAAGCGGACCGAGCGACAAACCGTTGTTCTTGTACCTTGCCTATCCAGCACCCCACACGCCTTGGTTGCCATCGCAGGAATTTTCCGGCAAAAGCGGTGCAGGGATGTATGGTGATTTTGCAATGATGGTCGATTCAATGGTCGGCCGGGTTCTCAAGTCAATTGATGACGCCGGGATACGAGACAACACCTTGGTCATTTTTTCGTCGGACAACGGCCCTGTCTGGTACGCAGAGGATGTCGAGCGTTTTGGGCACGACAGCGTTGGGGGACTTCGCGGGATGAAGGCGGATGCGTGGGAAGGCGGTCACCGAATGCCGTTCATCGCTCGCTGGCCAGGCCATGTCGAATCCGGCACTCGCAACGACCAGACAATATCGTTTGTTGACGTGATGGCAACACTTGCCGACGTCGCTGGCGTCCCTCTTGGTGATGACGAGGGGCCAGACAGCTTTAGTTTTCTTTCGCTGCTCGAAGGCAACCACAAACCAACTCGCGATTCCCTGGCGATTTCAAGCGGGAAAGGTCTGAAGACAATTCGAAGCGGTAGGTGGAAATTGATCCTCGGGGCCGGTTCAGGTGGATTTTCAAAACCAAGTCGATCGAATTCAAACGAGGTTCAAGCAAAGGGTCAACTCTATGACTTGCATGCCGACCTTTCCGAATCCACGAACCTATACGATTCGATGCCCGATAGGGTCGCCGAACTGACTGCCATCTGGAAAACCATTGATGAAGAAGGCCGCTCGCGGTCTGGTCCGCCCTCGGTTTCGCTGCTCGACTTGTCTAACGATACCGATCGCCAAGTTGTTATCGCCGAAGGCACCACCGAGACTTACCAGGGACACCCGACGACCGAGTTGTTGGCGGACGGCAAAACCATGTTGGCCGTTTGGTGCGTCAACCACGGCGGATCGGCTGGCCCGATGGCTCGTAGCGACGACGGTGGAAAGACTTGGACACGGATCGACGAAACACTTCCACCGGGCTACTCAAGGCATCAAAATTGTCCCAGCATTTATCGGATGTCCGATCCAGCGGGCAAAGAACGAATCTGGGTTTTCTCGGCGGCCCTTGGCAAACGAGGCGGACCTGGAATGCCCAGCATCGTCAGTGAGGACAATGGCAAGACTTGGACCGAGAAACCGCCGCTGGGTTTCCCCTGCGTGATGACGTTCAGCAGCGTCGTGAAGTTGACCGACGGTCGCTATTTGGGGATGTACCACAACGGAAAAGATGGAGAGGACCAACCGCCGCTCGGTGTCTTTCAAACGATCACGGATGATGGCGGCGTGACTTGGTCCCAGCCCAAGGTGGTCGCTGAAGTTGGCCAGAAAAACCCTTGTGAACCGTTTGCGTTTCGGTCGCCGGACGGCAGGGAACTTTGTTGCCTGATGCGAGAGAACACGCACACCGGAAATAGCTTGATGATGTTCTCGAAAGACGAAGGCGAGCACTGGACGACGCCAATCGAGACATCATGGGAATTGACGGGCGACCGACATGCCGGCGTGCAACTACCAGATGGCCGCTGGTTCATCGCGTTTCGCGATGTCGCATTGGACAGTCCAACCAAAGGACATTTTGTGGCTTGGGTTGGCACCTACGACGACATCAAGAACGCTCGACCCGGTGAGACTCGAATCAAGTTGCTGCATTCCCATGCCAAGCGAGTCAACGACTGCGGATATCCAGGAATCGAATTGCTGCCTGATGGTACGATTGTCGCAACCACCTACATCAAGTATCGGCCTGGACCTGAAAAGCACTCAGTCGTCAGTGTTCGACTAACGACGGACGATTTTTAG
- a CDS encoding DUF2585 family protein produces MKSPQSLHQSLPLRSFASVAIVVALMVVILRSMGRTWWCACGSPIPWAWDIWSSHASQHLIDPYFFTHVLHGVIFFAVLTRIKRIPASARWTIATVIEAGWEILENSSMIINRYREATFSLDYYGDSIGNSLFDVVACLLGYGIASRVRPIRALLFFMFVEVVMLIAIRDCLLLNVIMLISPIEAIKTWQIAGA; encoded by the coding sequence GTGAAATCTCCCCAATCTTTGCACCAATCTCTGCCGCTGCGCTCTTTCGCCAGCGTCGCGATCGTGGTCGCCTTGATGGTTGTGATCCTGCGTTCGATGGGGCGAACATGGTGGTGTGCCTGTGGGAGTCCGATTCCTTGGGCATGGGACATTTGGTCCTCGCATGCTTCACAGCACTTGATCGACCCTTACTTTTTCACTCACGTGTTGCATGGCGTCATCTTCTTTGCTGTGCTCACTAGGATCAAGCGGATTCCTGCTAGCGCAAGGTGGACGATCGCAACAGTCATCGAAGCCGGCTGGGAAATCTTGGAGAATTCTTCCATGATTATTAATCGGTATCGCGAGGCCACGTTCTCGCTCGACTACTACGGCGACTCCATCGGCAATTCGCTCTTCGATGTCGTCGCATGTTTACTTGGCTATGGTATTGCTTCGCGCGTGCGTCCGATTCGGGCGTTGCTGTTTTTTATGTTCGTCGAAGTGGTAATGCTAATCGCGATCCGCGACTGCTTGCTGCTGAACGTGATCATGCTGATATCGCCAATCGAGGCGATCAAGACCTGGCAAATCGCCGGCGCCTGA
- the rplR gene encoding 50S ribosomal protein L18: MDKNRKIQKRRLRRRNHVRNKLRGSADQPRLCIHRSLKHFGAQLIDDLSGTTLASASSRDSGVSVKSGGNCDGAAAVGKLIAEKASAAGITSVKMDRGHNKYHGRVKAFAEAARESGLKF; encoded by the coding sequence ATGGATAAGAACAGAAAGATCCAGAAGAGACGACTTCGCCGACGTAACCACGTTCGCAATAAACTGCGTGGTTCGGCGGATCAACCGCGGCTTTGCATTCACCGTTCGCTAAAGCATTTCGGTGCCCAACTGATCGATGACCTTTCCGGCACGACGCTGGCGAGTGCCAGTTCGCGTGACAGCGGCGTTTCGGTAAAGTCCGGTGGAAACTGTGACGGGGCTGCAGCCGTCGGTAAGTTGATTGCTGAGAAGGCAAGTGCCGCTGGCATCACCTCGGTCAAGATGGATCGTGGCCACAACAAGTATCATGGACGCGTTAAAGCGTTCGCTGAAGCAGCTCGCGAAAGCGGACTTAAGTTTTAA
- the rplO gene encoding 50S ribosomal protein L15, producing the protein MQLNDVHRGILKKRPRKRIGRGPGSGTGKTAGRGHNGHKSRSGYSRKPTFQGGAMPMIRRVPKRGFNNRWALTVFAVNVARLNECFNDGEEVTLEALATKGLAKGTFDEVKILGDGELSKKLKVSAHRFSKTAEEKIAAAGGTVNKIVTRRTPDERVAALKAEAAKS; encoded by the coding sequence ATGCAACTTAACGATGTCCACCGCGGCATTTTAAAGAAACGTCCTCGCAAGCGGATCGGTCGCGGCCCAGGCAGTGGTACCGGCAAGACAGCTGGACGTGGTCACAACGGCCACAAGAGCCGCAGCGGTTACAGTCGCAAGCCTACCTTCCAGGGTGGTGCGATGCCGATGATTCGCCGAGTGCCAAAGCGTGGTTTCAATAACCGCTGGGCGTTGACTGTTTTCGCGGTCAATGTTGCTCGCTTGAACGAATGTTTCAACGATGGTGAGGAAGTCACTTTGGAAGCATTGGCTACCAAGGGTTTGGCCAAAGGCACATTCGACGAAGTGAAGATCCTCGGGGATGGCGAATTGTCGAAAAAGCTGAAAGTTTCGGCTCATCGGTTCAGCAAAACAGCTGAAGAAAAGATCGCGGCTGCCGGTGGAACGGTTAACAAGATCGTTACCCGTCGCACACCAGACGAACGAGTCGCGGCGTTGAAGGCCGAAGCAGCAAAGAGCTAG